Proteins co-encoded in one Cricetulus griseus strain 17A/GY chromosome 1 unlocalized genomic scaffold, alternate assembly CriGri-PICRH-1.0 chr1_1, whole genome shotgun sequence genomic window:
- the LOC100764425 gene encoding olfactory receptor 7E24-like isoform X2, giving the protein MYILALLGNLLIILTVSSDSHLHTPMYFFLSNLSMVDIGFISTTVPRVIVDIQTHCPVISYAGCLTQMSLLIMFACMDGMLLAVMAYDRFVAICHPLYYQVIMNPSRCCVLLLGCFLLSLAELLFHYVAALNFSNCEDYIEISNFFCGPSEVLKLANFDTVTNNIVRYCIGSLFGLLPISGIIFSYYKIVSSIMRSSTSSGKQKTFSTCGSHLSIVCLFYGTGLGVYFTSSLSHSPRSNAVASVMYSVVTPMLNPFIYSLRNKDIKSALRKILSRAF; this is encoded by the coding sequence ATGTACATCTTGGCCCTGTTGGGAAACCTGCTCATCATCCTGACAGTAAGCTCTgactcccatctccacacacccatgtacttcttcctctccaaccTGTCCATGGTTGATATTGGTTTCATCTCCACCACTGTTCCCAGGGTGATTGTGGACATCCAGACACACTGCCCAGTCATCTCCTATGCAGGTTGCCTGACACAGATGTCACTGCTCATAATGTTTGCATGTATGGATGGCATGCTTCTGGCCGTGATGGCATATGACAGGTTTGTGGCCATCTGCCACCCTCTGTATTACCAGGTCATTATGAATCCCAGTCGTTGTTGTGTCTTACTTCTAGGGTGTTTTCTCCTTAGCCTTGCAGAATTACTTTTTCACTATGTGGCAGCATTAAATTTTTCCAACTGTGAGGATTATATTGAAATTTCCAACTTCTTCTGTGGCCCTTCTGAAGTCCTTAAACTTGCAAATTTTGATACTGTCACCAATAACATAGTCAGATATTGTATAGGCAGtctctttgggttacttcctatTTCAGGAATCATTTTCTCTTACTATAAAATAGTTTCCTCCATCATGCGGTCGTCAACATCAAGTGGGAAGCAGAAAaccttctccacctgtgggtctcaTTTGTCCATTGTTTGCCTGTTTTATGGAACAGGACTAGGGGTGTACTTCACCTCCTCTCTGTCACATTCTCCAAGAAGTAATGCAGTGGCTTCAGTGATGTACTCTGTGGTCACACCTATGTTGAATCCCTTCATTtacagcctgaggaacaaggaCATTAAAAGTGCCTTAAGGAAGATTCTTAGCA